In a single window of the Rhizobiaceae bacterium genome:
- a CDS encoding methyltetrahydrofolate cobalamin methyltransferase: MTRTIVASASREIVIGFDQPFCVIGERINPTGRKKLAAEMQAGNFETVIKDALEQAAAGATMLDVNAGVTAVDPNATEPGLLVQTLEIVQNLVDLPLSIDSSVTAAIEAGLKVAKGRPLVNSVTGEEEKLEAILPLVKKYDVPVVAISNDETGISMDPDVRFAVAKKIVERAMDHGIKAEDVVVDPLVMPIGALGDAGRQVFALLRRLREELKVNTTCGLSNISFGLPHRHGINGAFIPMVIGAGMTSAIMNPCRPQEMEAVRGANVLNGTDKDCMTWIRTYKDYKPGEHAAPTPVAVTAPGEAAAGGRRRGGREARRAAQG; the protein is encoded by the coding sequence ATGACCCGCACCATCGTCGCATCCGCCAGCCGCGAGATCGTCATCGGATTCGATCAGCCCTTTTGCGTGATCGGTGAACGGATCAACCCCACAGGCCGCAAGAAACTCGCCGCCGAAATGCAAGCCGGGAACTTCGAGACCGTCATCAAGGACGCTCTTGAGCAGGCGGCGGCGGGCGCAACGATGCTGGACGTGAATGCGGGCGTCACGGCGGTCGATCCAAACGCCACCGAGCCCGGCTTGCTGGTGCAAACCCTTGAAATCGTGCAGAACCTTGTCGACCTGCCGCTTTCCATCGACTCCTCCGTGACGGCGGCGATCGAAGCAGGGCTGAAGGTCGCAAAAGGCCGCCCGCTGGTCAATTCCGTGACCGGCGAGGAAGAAAAGCTTGAGGCGATCCTGCCGCTCGTCAAGAAATACGATGTGCCCGTGGTCGCCATTTCGAACGACGAGACAGGCATTTCCATGGACCCGGACGTGCGCTTCGCGGTCGCGAAGAAGATCGTCGAGCGCGCAATGGATCACGGCATCAAGGCCGAGGACGTGGTTGTCGACCCGCTGGTGATGCCCATCGGCGCGCTGGGCGACGCGGGCCGCCAGGTGTTCGCGCTGTTGCGGCGCTTGCGCGAGGAACTGAAGGTCAACACCACCTGCGGCCTTTCCAACATCTCCTTCGGCCTGCCGCATCGCCACGGCATCAACGGCGCATTCATCCCCATGGTGATCGGCGCGGGCATGACCTCTGCAATCATGAACCCCTGCCGCCCGCAGGAAATGGAAGCCGTGCGCGGCGCAAACGTGCTGAACGGGACGGACAAGGACTGCATGACCTGGATCCGCACCTACAAGGATTACAAGCCCGGCGAGCACGCCGCCCCTACCCCGGTGGCCGTGACCGCCCCCGGCGAAGCCGCCGCCGGTGGCCGCCGCCGCGGCGGACGCGAAGCGCGACGGGCGGCGCAGGGATAG
- a CDS encoding methylenetetrahydrofolate reductase C-terminal domain-containing protein, which produces MADDTTRSTTAAGPASAAPETLPPAAKAGETQASAVKKSAPKSDYKPADVSPQRRVQRSYTVRLWSIRHSRALEWFYARFASIFLSLHPLWKAIGYGRVEAPIKFVERNVKGLMFDCRMCGQCVLSSTGMSCPMNCPKQLRNGPCGGVRANGNCEVEPNMPCVWVKAWEGSRNMVHGDAILNVQKPVDQSLRETSAWLRVTAQAAAHADRAQS; this is translated from the coding sequence ATGGCTGACGACACGACCCGATCCACAACGGCGGCAGGCCCGGCGAGCGCTGCGCCCGAGACCTTGCCCCCGGCGGCGAAGGCCGGAGAGACACAGGCAAGCGCGGTCAAGAAATCCGCCCCCAAATCCGACTACAAGCCCGCCGACGTTTCGCCGCAACGGCGCGTCCAGCGCAGCTACACCGTGCGGCTGTGGTCGATCCGCCATTCCCGCGCGCTGGAGTGGTTCTACGCGCGCTTCGCCAGCATCTTCCTGAGCCTGCACCCGCTGTGGAAGGCGATCGGCTATGGGCGCGTCGAGGCTCCGATCAAGTTCGTCGAGCGCAATGTGAAGGGCCTGATGTTCGACTGCCGCATGTGCGGGCAATGTGTCCTCTCTTCAACCGGCATGTCCTGCCCGATGAACTGCCCCAAGCAACTGCGCAACGGTCCGTGCGGCGGCGTGCGTGCAAACGGCAATTGCGAGGTCGAGCCCAACATGCCCTGCGTCTGGGTGAAAGCTTGGGAAGGCTCGCGCAACATGGTGCATGGTGACGCGATCCTCAACGTGCAAAAGCCGGTCGACCAGTCCCTGCGCGAGACCTCGGCATGGTTGCGCGTTACGGCACAAGCCGCCGCCCACGCGGACAGGGCGCAATCGTGA
- a CDS encoding virulence factor codes for MADLIVVYWRDIPAQVIVRKGRQNAKRELPQRFAEAIDMAAMRSGDSDTDAYLAEWRKADAVPVGDDLEVEAEKAASALDAEYPRERLVALAKAGGKEHG; via the coding sequence ATGGCTGATCTTATTGTCGTTTATTGGCGTGACATCCCTGCGCAGGTCATCGTGCGCAAGGGGCGTCAGAATGCGAAGCGGGAACTGCCGCAGCGTTTTGCCGAAGCCATCGACATGGCCGCCATGCGCTCCGGCGACAGCGACACCGACGCCTATCTCGCCGAGTGGCGAAAGGCCGATGCGGTACCCGTCGGCGACGACCTCGAAGTCGAGGCGGAAAAGGCCGCTTCGGCACTGGATGCTGAGTACCCACGCGAGCGCCTCGTGGCGCTTGCCAAGGCAGGCGGCAAGGAACATGGCTGA
- a CDS encoding methylenetetrahydrofolate reductase, producing MSKRPVQPDENPEGVHLPLEPLPGHSSRGRLERVLRRGEFAVTTELNPPDSADPEDVYNRAKVFDGWVDGINAVDASGANCHMSSVGICALLTRMGYAPIMQIACRDKNRIAIQGDVLGAAAMGVANILCLTGDGVQAGDQPGAKPVFDLDSISLLETVRIMRDNGKFLSGRKLTTPPQLFLGAAVNPFAPPFDFRPIHLGKKIAAGAQFVQTQYCFDVPMFKSFMQKARDLGHAEKVFILCGVGPLASAKTAKWIRSNVPGIHIPDAIIERLEGAQDQKKEGKRICIDIINEVKEISGVAGVHVMAYRQEEYVAEIVDESGVLKGRRPWQREARQDDRIVAERLESILRDDKVESQVELVKTAH from the coding sequence ATGTCTAAACGCCCGGTCCAGCCCGACGAGAATCCGGAAGGCGTTCACCTTCCGCTGGAGCCGTTGCCCGGCCATTCGTCGCGCGGGCGGCTGGAGCGCGTTCTGCGGCGCGGTGAGTTCGCCGTTACCACCGAGCTGAATCCGCCCGACAGCGCCGACCCCGAGGACGTCTACAACCGTGCCAAAGTGTTCGACGGATGGGTGGACGGCATCAACGCGGTCGATGCGTCGGGCGCGAACTGCCATATGTCATCGGTCGGCATCTGTGCGCTCCTGACCCGCATGGGCTATGCGCCGATCATGCAGATTGCCTGCCGCGACAAAAACCGCATCGCCATTCAGGGCGACGTGCTGGGCGCGGCTGCGATGGGCGTGGCAAACATACTGTGCCTGACAGGCGACGGCGTGCAGGCGGGCGACCAGCCCGGCGCAAAGCCGGTTTTCGACCTCGACTCCATTTCGCTGCTCGAAACGGTCCGCATCATGCGCGACAACGGCAAGTTCCTCTCGGGCCGCAAACTCACCACGCCGCCGCAGCTTTTCCTCGGCGCGGCGGTGAACCCCTTCGCGCCGCCCTTCGATTTCCGTCCGATCCATCTCGGCAAGAAGATCGCCGCGGGCGCGCAGTTCGTGCAAACGCAATATTGCTTCGACGTGCCGATGTTCAAGAGCTTCATGCAGAAGGCGCGCGATCTCGGGCATGCCGAAAAGGTGTTCATCCTTTGCGGCGTCGGGCCGCTGGCGTCAGCCAAGACGGCGAAATGGATACGCTCCAACGTTCCCGGCATTCACATTCCCGACGCCATCATCGAGCGGCTGGAAGGCGCGCAGGACCAGAAGAAGGAAGGCAAGCGCATCTGCATCGACATCATCAACGAGGTGAAGGAAATTTCCGGCGTCGCGGGCGTTCATGTGATGGCCTACCGGCAGGAGGAATACGTCGCCGAGATCGTCGATGAATCCGGCGTGCTGAAAGGACGCCGCCCGTGGCAGCGCGAAGCGCGGCAGGACGACCGGATCGTCGCCGAACGACTTGAAAGCATCCTGCGCGACGACAAGGTCGAAAGCCAGGTCGAACTCGTGAAAACTGCGCATTGA
- a CDS encoding exopolysaccharide biosynthesis protein: MKTFEDGPEGAAPKFRRPRRLSEVFAQLARDADGPVTLDHICKSLGARAFAPMLVLFAGLNLLPLPPGSSAVLGLPLIIVAAQMVSGRRRTWLPEVLGKRSLSADQFRNLMASLVPRLARMEKLIKPRYWPFWRRQGERIVGAIALFMAIVVTLPIPGGNWLPAFCTTLLGLSLLERDGLLFALGSLVGVVAMAVIVGIFTAAGFAGHAIWAWMM; encoded by the coding sequence ATGAAGACATTCGAGGACGGACCGGAAGGCGCTGCGCCCAAATTCCGTCGCCCCCGCCGCCTTTCGGAAGTTTTCGCGCAGCTTGCGCGCGATGCCGATGGACCGGTCACGCTCGATCATATCTGCAAGTCGCTCGGCGCGCGCGCCTTTGCGCCGATGCTTGTTCTTTTCGCCGGGTTGAACCTCTTGCCGCTGCCGCCCGGCTCATCCGCCGTGCTCGGCCTGCCCCTCATCATCGTCGCCGCGCAGATGGTTTCCGGCAGGCGCCGGACATGGCTTCCCGAGGTGCTTGGCAAGCGTTCGCTCAGCGCCGACCAGTTCCGCAACCTCATGGCCTCGCTGGTGCCGCGCCTCGCCCGGATGGAAAAGCTCATCAAGCCCCGCTACTGGCCGTTCTGGCGTCGGCAGGGCGAACGCATCGTGGGCGCGATTGCGCTGTTCATGGCGATTGTCGTGACGCTGCCCATACCGGGCGGCAACTGGCTACCCGCTTTCTGCACGACATTGCTGGGACTTTCCCTGCTCGAAAGGGACGGCCTTCTCTTTGCGCTCGGCAGTCTCGTCGGCGTGGTGGCGATGGCCGTGATCGTCGGCATATTTACTGCGGCCGGCTTTGCCGGCCATGCGATCTGGGCGTGGATGATGTGA